The following coding sequences lie in one bacterium genomic window:
- the lipA gene encoding lipoyl synthase — translation MAARISALTKSGEAPPVAGPRPSWLRVKAVRGGNWQKMLADLGGLHTVCQEANCPNIGECYNRGTATFMILGDTCTRSCGFCNVKMGVSKEVDWSEPARLAESVVRLGLRHVVITSVNRDNLPDGGAGVFAECIRKIRELKPGTTIEVLTPDFMGDFKALKIVMDERPEVFNHNVETVPRLYRPVRPQARYERSLAVLAEAKKMFPEGLTKSGLMVGLGEEFEEVVDVLRDLRARDVDMVTIGQYLQPNKFMLPVVRYVTPEEFDEMGRIARDLGFIGVASGPLVRSSYFAENQLPQR, via the coding sequence ATGGCCGCCCGGATTTCGGCGCTTACGAAGAGCGGAGAGGCGCCACCCGTTGCGGGGCCGCGCCCGTCATGGCTGCGCGTCAAGGCCGTCCGCGGCGGCAACTGGCAGAAGATGCTCGCAGACTTGGGCGGCCTCCACACCGTCTGCCAGGAGGCCAACTGCCCCAACATCGGCGAGTGCTACAACCGCGGCACCGCAACGTTTATGATTTTGGGCGACACCTGCACCCGCTCATGCGGCTTTTGCAACGTCAAGATGGGCGTATCGAAGGAAGTTGATTGGAGCGAACCCGCCCGCCTGGCCGAAAGCGTGGTGCGTCTCGGCCTGCGCCATGTGGTGATAACCAGCGTCAACCGCGACAACCTGCCCGACGGCGGCGCGGGCGTCTTCGCCGAGTGCATCCGCAAAATACGCGAGCTGAAGCCTGGAACGACGATTGAAGTCCTCACGCCCGATTTCATGGGCGACTTCAAAGCGCTCAAAATCGTGATGGACGAGCGGCCGGAAGTTTTCAACCACAACGTCGAAACCGTGCCGCGGCTCTACCGCCCGGTGCGCCCGCAGGCGCGATACGAACGCAGTCTCGCCGTCCTCGCCGAGGCGAAAAAGATGTTCCCGGAAGGATTGACCAAAAGCGGGCTGATGGTCGGCCTGGGCGAGGAATTTGAAGAAGTGGTCGATGTGCTCCGCGACCTGCGCGCCCGTGACGTGGACATGGTGACAATCGGCCAGTACCTTCAGCCGAACAAATTCATGCTGCCGGTTGTACGCTACGTGACGCCGGAGGAATTCGACGAGATGGGACGAATCGCGCGGGATTTGGGCTTCATCGGCGTCGCCTCCGGCCCGCTCGTCCGGAGCAGCTACTTCGCGGAAAACCAGCTGCCGCAACGATAG
- a CDS encoding PKD domain-containing protein, protein MRGIQFSILAFALLLGTTFNFACTAAGRTGAAASPSGQIPTEAELKNMLFDELVRLGKIDPGTHSPRVASAPPSGDINRPQMVQSLTMPDGTLRLAFLERLQGDYDLSGEVGVSDITPIALRFLETAAWISSGIPESGEENERRAVVDGDQSGEIGVSDVTPIAINYLQTIAGYNVYRDGVFIPNGADPELPTIPRPTPGGSGWRDGRWPQYSLVDSPGGEARMIVYSLRPVDSDGVEGDAYSYNVNYTFNADSTPPAPPANLSVTQPNQTTIRLEWDDNAEPDLAGYNVYRSDSPGDPSPEKLNTAAIVTASTFDVTDGVTPGLHWYFRVTSVDASDNESGFSNEADIVVQDVPPINPPTGLASFAGDGQVRLTWDDPADPNIVGHNLYMSTDEFDPAPPKVNGAPIAALEYTVSPLTNGTTYYFWLTSLDAALHESGKAGPVNATPQSGANLPPVAVADAFPTSGTMPLTVNFSAGESSDPDGNIAWYRWDYTDDGLWDFESETDGTTSFPYNFAGIHTARLEVEDDDGATSQDAVQITVTAGDEWNTLKVASWSNVRSLSLAFDPDGRPTVAAGVAGLELALEVYEYNGADFVGIGSIGYGGRDAVQLAISGDRKYFVGRVNWNEMFEDFGDFSYDIGAGWTDKSYGTISDWSKIIVGASETEGFLGYQWLIMPEYTLVHVGNEEFKEFGTGVYNPKCSNLAFESDLAGQTWLCDPANLKWTRAEWNGSEWLMHTGEDLDGQYENIYRIEWLPGMGKYVMALATFTDTPQLAWASWDGATYEFKSTSGIPVLYPDSGAAIGPEGEIYFYQIDESRDPPFKISYYESKYNYSVPQLGLDGPIDGAVVECAAMAVTKSGDPNIVYKLMGDDNIYFAMFPKPQLG, encoded by the coding sequence ATGCGGGGTATTCAGTTTTCGATTTTGGCGTTTGCGCTGCTGCTGGGAACAACTTTCAATTTCGCCTGCACCGCGGCGGGCCGCACCGGCGCGGCCGCTTCGCCATCGGGGCAAATTCCCACCGAAGCCGAACTCAAAAATATGCTTTTCGACGAGCTTGTCCGGCTCGGCAAAATCGATCCCGGAACGCATTCGCCGCGCGTCGCGTCAGCGCCGCCCTCGGGCGACATCAACCGTCCCCAGATGGTTCAGTCCCTTACCATGCCGGACGGCACATTGAGGCTTGCTTTTCTTGAGCGGCTTCAGGGCGATTACGATTTGAGCGGAGAAGTAGGAGTATCCGACATTACGCCTATCGCTCTCCGCTTTCTTGAAACCGCCGCATGGATATCCTCAGGCATTCCCGAATCCGGAGAAGAAAACGAGAGGCGGGCCGTCGTGGACGGCGATCAAAGCGGGGAAATAGGTGTCTCCGACGTTACGCCTATCGCGATCAACTACCTGCAAACGATCGCGGGCTACAACGTGTATCGCGACGGAGTGTTTATTCCGAACGGCGCGGATCCGGAACTTCCAACAATACCGCGGCCGACACCGGGCGGAAGCGGCTGGCGGGACGGAAGGTGGCCGCAGTACTCGCTTGTGGACTCGCCAGGCGGCGAAGCCCGGATGATCGTTTACTCTCTGCGCCCGGTTGATTCGGATGGAGTCGAGGGGGACGCGTATTCGTACAATGTGAATTACACGTTCAATGCGGACTCCACGCCGCCCGCGCCGCCGGCGAACCTTTCCGTTACGCAGCCGAACCAAACCACAATCCGGTTGGAATGGGACGACAACGCGGAGCCGGATTTGGCGGGATACAACGTTTACCGCTCCGACTCCCCCGGAGATCCGTCGCCTGAAAAACTGAATACGGCTGCGATTGTTACTGCCAGCACGTTCGATGTGACCGACGGCGTAACTCCGGGATTGCACTGGTATTTCCGCGTGACGTCCGTGGACGCGTCGGACAATGAAAGCGGTTTTTCCAACGAAGCCGATATCGTGGTGCAGGACGTTCCTCCGATCAATCCGCCGACGGGACTCGCGTCATTTGCGGGAGACGGCCAGGTGCGGCTTACATGGGACGATCCTGCAGATCCCAACATCGTCGGACACAACCTGTATATGTCCACCGACGAGTTCGATCCGGCGCCGCCGAAGGTCAACGGCGCGCCGATCGCCGCTTTGGAATATACGGTATCGCCGCTCACGAACGGGACGACGTACTACTTCTGGCTCACCTCGCTCGATGCCGCGTTGCACGAAAGCGGCAAGGCGGGCCCTGTGAATGCGACTCCGCAATCCGGAGCGAACCTGCCGCCGGTCGCGGTGGCGGACGCGTTCCCGACTTCGGGAACGATGCCGCTGACGGTGAATTTTTCCGCCGGCGAATCAAGCGATCCGGATGGAAACATCGCCTGGTACAGATGGGACTACACCGACGACGGGCTGTGGGATTTCGAAAGCGAAACCGACGGCACGACGAGCTTTCCCTATAATTTTGCAGGAATTCACACAGCGCGGCTGGAAGTCGAGGACGATGACGGCGCCACGTCGCAGGATGCGGTTCAAATTACAGTTACGGCCGGGGATGAATGGAACACGCTAAAGGTTGCAAGCTGGTCGAACGTTCGCAGTCTTTCGCTTGCATTCGATCCGGACGGGAGGCCTACGGTCGCGGCCGGAGTGGCGGGGCTCGAACTTGCGCTTGAAGTATACGAATACAACGGAGCGGATTTCGTCGGCATCGGCTCGATCGGATACGGAGGCCGCGACGCCGTCCAGCTCGCGATCTCCGGCGACCGGAAATACTTCGTTGGACGCGTGAACTGGAACGAGATGTTCGAGGATTTCGGAGATTTCAGTTACGACATCGGCGCGGGATGGACGGACAAAAGTTACGGAACGATTTCCGACTGGTCGAAAATCATCGTCGGCGCGTCCGAAACCGAAGGATTCCTGGGATACCAATGGCTGATTATGCCGGAGTATACGTTGGTCCACGTTGGAAACGAGGAATTCAAGGAGTTCGGAACGGGCGTTTACAATCCCAAATGTTCCAACCTCGCGTTCGAATCGGACCTCGCCGGTCAGACCTGGCTTTGCGATCCCGCGAATCTGAAATGGACGCGCGCCGAGTGGAACGGCTCGGAATGGCTGATGCACACAGGCGAGGATTTGGACGGCCAGTACGAAAACATCTATCGCATCGAATGGCTGCCGGGAATGGGCAAATACGTGATGGCTCTGGCGACGTTCACCGACACCCCTCAACTTGCCTGGGCAAGCTGGGACGGCGCGACGTACGAGTTCAAGAGCACGAGCGGCATTCCGGTGCTGTATCCCGACAGCGGGGCGGCGATCGGTCCGGAAGGAGAGATTTACTTCTACCAAATAGATGAATCGCGCGATCCTCCGTTCAAAATTTCCTATTACGAATCCAAGTATAACTACAGCGTGCCTCAGCTTGGCCTGGACGGTCCGATCGACGGCGCCGTTGTGGAATGCGCCGCGATGGCGGTGACGAAGTCGGGAGACCCCAACATCGTTTACAAGCTAATGGGCGACGACAACATATATTTCGCGATGTTTCCCAAGCCCCAGCTCGGATAA
- a CDS encoding phosphodiester glycosidase family protein — protein MAAHTLFPRASHSAEVTFRTEDVFGVKCRIISIPMSGKEYRLNVEVARGFPGTDEEFPEYIKRTNPIAAINGTFFGKNNLIPVGDIVKDGKLIHFGGIGTALALTKNNEVRFIDVERWQHMDWTPYLTVLAAGPRLVTNGKVTVDPKGQGFSDPHVLGKANRIAIGLTTAGDLLLVGVRSAISLEECAAIMIKLGCTQAMNSDGGASQAMYFRGQYVITAGRKLTNVLYVVPYEKAPEGFGGISGGAGESKSAEQYFDKGKEAMASGKWADAVEAFKLATSIDPNQAAFYNSLAEAYGKLGKRREQAIAHRQAGKIYLSKGMYDVALKKLAEALKLSGEDPETYRNMGLAYEGLGDTDHAVKMYKLAEMSAFSQSGTVNPKDVKKKGPDSAGEGPAAAEAAPPAELEAEALPLVEPAGPGFDGTVSGQIFRERNIGFSLSWPEGWEAKVEQEKMVILLSHKEMPFYGTVQVFEADDADTLEEFESMYVGGTYKTEIRRYSTEVDGAPALRTLYEEIVNGRSCGEQYFYVKKGRWMIVMSFMTYAEHYAEGGPDFAQIVKGLTLNGAE, from the coding sequence GTGGCTGCGCATACGCTATTCCCGCGCGCGTCGCACTCCGCCGAAGTTACATTTAGAACCGAAGATGTTTTCGGCGTGAAGTGCCGGATAATCTCGATTCCGATGTCGGGCAAGGAATACCGCCTGAACGTGGAGGTCGCGCGCGGCTTCCCCGGTACGGACGAGGAATTTCCGGAATACATCAAGCGCACAAATCCGATAGCCGCAATCAACGGCACGTTTTTCGGAAAGAATAATCTCATTCCCGTGGGCGACATCGTCAAGGACGGAAAGCTGATCCACTTTGGCGGAATTGGCACCGCACTTGCGCTTACCAAGAATAACGAAGTCAGGTTCATTGACGTTGAGCGATGGCAGCACATGGACTGGACGCCCTACCTTACTGTGCTGGCCGCGGGGCCGCGCCTTGTTACGAACGGCAAGGTGACGGTGGACCCCAAGGGGCAAGGATTCAGCGACCCGCACGTGCTCGGCAAGGCGAACCGCATCGCGATCGGGTTGACCACAGCAGGCGATTTGCTGCTGGTCGGCGTCAGAAGCGCGATTTCGCTTGAAGAATGCGCGGCGATAATGATCAAGCTCGGTTGCACCCAAGCGATGAACAGCGACGGCGGGGCGAGCCAGGCGATGTACTTCCGCGGCCAGTACGTGATTACCGCCGGACGCAAGCTCACGAACGTTTTATACGTCGTACCCTACGAGAAAGCGCCCGAAGGATTTGGCGGAATTTCCGGAGGCGCCGGCGAAAGCAAAAGCGCCGAGCAGTACTTCGACAAAGGGAAAGAGGCGATGGCTTCGGGCAAATGGGCGGATGCGGTCGAAGCCTTCAAGTTGGCGACTTCGATTGATCCGAACCAGGCGGCGTTCTACAACTCACTTGCAGAAGCTTACGGCAAACTCGGCAAGAGGCGCGAGCAGGCTATCGCACATCGCCAGGCCGGCAAAATCTATCTGTCGAAGGGCATGTACGACGTCGCATTGAAAAAGCTCGCTGAAGCATTGAAGCTGTCAGGCGAAGACCCGGAAACGTACAGAAACATGGGGCTGGCTTACGAAGGATTGGGCGACACCGATCACGCGGTCAAAATGTACAAGCTGGCCGAAATGTCCGCATTTTCGCAAAGCGGAACGGTTAATCCAAAGGACGTGAAGAAGAAGGGGCCGGATTCCGCCGGCGAAGGCCCGGCGGCCGCGGAAGCCGCGCCGCCGGCTGAATTGGAGGCGGAAGCGCTCCCGCTTGTAGAGCCGGCGGGGCCGGGTTTCGACGGAACCGTTTCAGGACAAATCTTTCGCGAGCGGAACATCGGTTTCAGTCTGTCTTGGCCGGAGGGCTGGGAAGCGAAAGTGGAGCAGGAAAAAATGGTGATCTTGCTTTCGCATAAGGAAATGCCCTTCTATGGAACGGTGCAGGTTTTCGAGGCTGACGATGCCGATACGCTTGAGGAATTCGAAAGCATGTATGTCGGCGGAACTTACAAGACGGAAATCAGGCGCTATTCGACGGAAGTGGACGGCGCGCCCGCGCTCCGCACGCTGTACGAAGAAATAGTCAACGGAAGAAGTTGCGGCGAGCAGTATTTCTATGTCAAAAAGGGAAGATGGATGATCGTCATGAGTTTTATGACGTACGCGGAGCACTATGCCGAAGGCGGCCCCGATTTCGCGCAGATAGTGAAGGGGCTGACGCTTAACGGCGCGGAATAG